A genome region from Labrus mixtus chromosome 9, fLabMix1.1, whole genome shotgun sequence includes the following:
- the igsf9ba gene encoding protein turtle homolog B isoform X2 has translation MIWYVATLIASVFSTRGTAAQGAHGVREEPRFVTARAGESVILGCDVSPPLDGQQPPYVVEWFKFGVPIPFFINFRFYPPHVDPEYTGRASLHGKASLQIDPVRSEDQGWYECRVLMLEQQYDTFHNGSWVHLTVNAPPSFTATPPQYVEAKEGGSTLLSCSAQGNPKPMISWVREGEELATNTKYSVHDGSLTILGITRDDRGAYTCRAYSDQGEVLHTTRLLVQGPPYIVSPPENVTVNISQNALFTCQAEAYPGNLTYTWFWEEDNVYFKNDLKLRVRILIDGTLIIFRVKPEDAGKYTCSPSNSLGISPSASAYLTVQYPARVINMPPVIYVPRKLPGLIRCPVDANPPVTLVKWEKDGYPLRVEKYPGWSLMQDGSIRVAEATEDSLGTYTCVPYNALGTMGMSPPATLVLKDPPYFNVRPGGEYRQEAGRELVIPCAASGDPDIPTITWRKVGKPSKSKHNILPSGSLQFLSLSKEDHGEWECVATNVVTSITASTRILVIGTSPHAPGNIHVLPSTTFANVSWEPGYDGGFEQTFSVWYGPVSKRTDFGPHDWHSMPVSGAQIWLVVPGLEPGTEYQFSVLAQNKLGTGPFSEVVTVNTAGSPLGTPEPLVLLTPPRCLTANRTQHGVLLTWLPPANHSSPIDRYIMEFRLGERWEILDDLIPSTETELIARDLVQESWYEFRVMAVMDDLISESSNVVGVSSTDPFPPAELPDEGLARPVVAGVVATICFLAAAVLFSTLAACFVNKQHRRKLKRKPDPPLSVTHFRKSIESPLSSGKISPESSPPSRPRSLSSDDSHGPGLYVRKLPSPHRERDKELSFYKKTKRAIVSKKYSVSKHEAEVTTPIELISRGPDGRFVMERSPPHRRIQGFPFAEESDMYPEFRQSDEENDFDPGPLPPIMPTLRPQLSPTSSSLESTQPPNYSPRLHRPMEGMSFAEGSALHASGQAPASRYRGFPQGPFYGYLGSRGESGIPPPFYMPDISPRSSALSSPPGTAEGPFGYPSIPEESGEMEHHQYTASGHSLSHTHSPPPRSPESWQPHELPFLGLEGPRFIYPPHHPLHHHQDLPDPPSYSPHSLPPSRLHYSSLSDPTSPGLLQLEVPMAPPGRDRPMGPPVRRLAMQQAQSLGQLRHTAHGVGVPVLPYPDPAARAGSPSTAPSSSPQSWLSPRAGRRADPSLPPLVLQPSRLSPLSQSPLSTQPGSPDILVRPPPRPSILRTSRSLEMPEITLQPSATVSFSRRSSLTASPTQSQGARQPSPSYHAHMSYASTAASYPSQSPSPPLEGRDVFGQRPSQRRTEEEMLPSEPSQLQISASGEPLGASSDPAGSESLPALLQHCITKAKGVATNNNNNATSGRRTGVCPSQTQQQSQTPQEGKDLSLHRKRKKQKKKNPYLYLTSLLHRRKTEEDQTGILAGADSEGPNYGTLR, from the exons CCCCGCCTTCATTCACAGCGACGCCACCGCAGTATGTGGAGGCGAAAGAAGGAGGGAGCACTCTGCTCAGCTGCTCTGCCCAGGGAAATCCAAAACCAATGATCAGCTGGGTGAGGGAGGGGGAAGAGCTCGCCACCAACACTAAGTATTCG GTACATGATGGCAGTCTGACCATCCTTGGCATCACTCGAGATGACAGAGGGGCGTACACATGTCGAGCCTACAGTGACCAGGGAGAGGTTCTCCACACCACCCGTCTGCTGGTTCAAG ggcCTCCATACATCGTCTCCCCACCAGAAAACGTCACTGTAAACATATCCCAGAATGCACTCTTCACCTGCCAAGCGGAGGCGTATCCCGGCAACCTGACGTACACCTGGTTCTGGGAGGAGGACAACGTCTACTTCAAGAA TGATTTGAAGCTTCGAGTGCGCATTCTCATCGACGGCACCCTCATCATCTTCCGGGTCAAGCCGGAGGATGCTGGGAAATACACCTGCAGTCCGAGCAACAGCCTCGGCATCTCGCCCTCGGCATCAGCCTACCTGACTGTTCAGT ACCCGGCCAGAGTGATCAACATGCCTCCGGTCATCTATGTCCCACGGAAACTGCCAGGCCTCATCCGCTGCCCGGTAGATGCCAACCCACCTGTGACATTGGTGAAGTGGGAGAAAGATGGTTATCCTCTCAGAGTGGAGAAG TACCCCGGTTGGAGCCTGATGCAAGACGGAAGTATTCGAGTGGCAGAGGCCACAGAAGACTCCCTGGGCACCTACACCTGTGTGCCTTACAACGCCCTGGGTACCATGGGCATGTCCCCCCCTGCCACCTTGGTGCTAAAG GATCCCCCTTACTTTAATGTGAGGCCTGGGGGGGAGTACCGTCAGGAGGCTGGGAGAGAGCTAGTTATCCCCTGTGCTGCTTCTGGAGACCCTGATATACCAACCATCACCTGGAGAAAG GTGGGGAAGCCAAGCAAGAGTAAGCACAACATCCTACCCAGCGGCAGCTTACAGTTTCTGTCCCTCAGCAAGGAGGACCATGGAGAATGGGAGTGTGTAGCCACCAATGTGGTCACAAGCATCACTGCCAGCACGCGTATCCTAGTCATCG GCACCAGCCCACACGCTCCTGGTAACATCCATGTATTACCCTCAACGACCTTTGCTAATGTGTCCTGGGAACCAGGTTATGATGGCGGCTTCGAACAGACATTCTCTGTGTGGTACGGTCCAGT GTCTAAGAGAACAGACTTCGGTCCACACGACTGGCATTCAATGCCAGTTTCTGGTGCTCAGATCTGGTTGGTGGTGCCAGGGCTGGAGCCTGGGACGGAGTACCAGTTCAGTGTGTTGGCACAAAACAAACTGGGCACGGGCCCATTCAGCGAAGTTGTGACAGTCAACACTGCAG GCTCCCCTCTGGGTACCCCAGAACCACTGGTGCTTCTTACTCCACCACGGTGCCTCACAGCCAATCGCACGCAGCACGGTGTCCTCCTCACATGGCTCCCTCCAGCAAACCACTCTTCACCCATTGACCGATACATCATGGAGTTTCGCCTTGGGGAGAGGTGGGAGATTCTGGATGACCTGATCCCGTCCACTGAGACCGAGCTCATAGCTAGAGACCTCGTTCAG GAGTCCTGGTATGAGTTTCGGGTGATGGCTGTCATGGACGACCTGATCAGTGAGAGCAGCAATGTAGTGGGAGTGTCCAGCACAG ATCCCTTCCCCCCCGCAGAGTTGCCTGATGAGGGGCTGGCACGGCCTGTGGTTGCAGGTGTTGTGGCAACTATCTGTTTCCTGGCAGCGGCAGTACTGTTCAGCACTCTGGCTGCTTGCTTTGTCAACAAGCAACACCGTCGCAAACTCAAACGTAAACCAG ATCCTCCCTTGTCGGTGACACACTTCAGGAAAAGCATTGAGTCACC gttaTCTTCGGGGAAGATAAGTCCAGAGAGCTCCCCTCCATCTCGACCCCGCTCTCTTTCTTCGGATGATTCACACGGTCCAGGCCTGTACGTCAGGAAGCTGCCCAGCCCTCatagagaaagagacaaagagctCTCCTTCTACAAGAAAACCAAGCGTGCCATAGTCAGCAAGAAATACAGTGTGTCCAAGCACGAGGCTGAGGTCACCACACCGATTGAGCTGATAAGTCGCGGCCCTGACGGTCGCTTCGTCATGGAGAGAAGCCCGCCACACCGCCGCATCCAGGGCTTTCCCTTCGCAGAGGAGTCTGACATGTACCCTGAGTTCCGGCAGTCTGATGAGGAGAATGATTTTGACCCCGGGCCTCTGCCGCCCATCATGCCCACGCTGCGACCACAGCTCTCCCCAACGTCCTCCAGCCTGGAGTCAACGCAGCCCCCCAACTACAGCCCCCGCCTACACAGGCCCATGGAAGGTATGAGCTTTGCAGAGGGCAGTGCACTTCACGCCTCAGGGCAGGCCCCCGCCTCCCGCTACAGGGGCTTTCCCCAGGGCCCATTCTATGGGTATCTAGGCAGCCGCGGTGAATCAGGGATCCCACCACCATTCTACATGCCTGACATCAGCCCGCGTAGCTCCGCTCTGTCCTCCCCCCCGGGCACCGCCGAGGGGCCCTTTGGTTACCCCTCCATCCctgaggagagtggagagaTGGAGCACCATCAGTACACCGCCTCTGGCCATTCTCTGTCTCACACTCACAGCCCTCCTCCTCGCTCACCTGAAAGCTGGCAGCCTCATGAGTTACCCTTCCTGGGTCTAGAAGGTCCACGGTTCATATACCCACCTCACCATCCCTTACATCACCACCAGGACCTCCCTGACCCACCCTCATActctcctcactccctccccccTAGCCGCTTACACTACTCTTCCCTAAGTGATCCAACCAGCCCCGGACTCCTGCAGCTGGAGGTCCCTATGGCTCCCCCGGGCAGAGACAGGCCCATGGGGCCTCCGGTTAGGCGTTTAGCTATGCAACAGGCCCAAAGTCTCGGCCAGCTCAGACACACGGCCCACGGTGTGGGTGTACCAGTGTTGCCTTACCCTGACCCGGCAGCCCGCGCAGGTAGCCCAAGCACAGCCCCCAGTAGTAGCCCTCAGTCTTGGCTCAGCCCGAGGGCGGGGCGCCGGGCAGACCCCAGCCTCCCCCCTCTAGTACTCCAGCCATCCCGCCTCTCACCTCTTTCACAAAGCCCCCTTAGCACTCAGCCGGGCTCCCCAGACATTCTAGTACGGCCCCCTCCGCGCCCCAGCATCCTCCGCACCTCTCGGTCTTTGGAGATGCCTGAGATCACCCTGCAGCCCTCGGCCACTGTCAGTTTCTCCCGGAGGTCCTCCCTGACCGCCTCCCCCACTCAGAGTCAGGGTGCCAGGCAACCCAGCCCCAGTTACCACGCCCACATGTCGTATGCCTCCACTGCAGCCAGTTACCCCTCCCagtccccctctccccctctggAGGGCAGAGATGTATTCGGGCAGAGGCCATCCCAgagaaggacagaggaggagatgcTGCCCTCAGAGCCCTCTCAGCTCCAGATATCAGCCTCAGG GGAACCTCTAGGTGCGTCTAGTGATCCTGCCGGGTCTGAGAGCTTACCAGCACTGCTACAACACTGTATTACTAAAGCCAAGGGCGTGGCcaccaacaacaataacaacgcAACCTCCGGAAGGAGAACAG GCGTGTGTCCCTCTCAGACCCAGCAGCAATCTCAGACACCCCAAGAGGGAAAGGATCTCAGCCTccacagaaagaggaaaaagcaaaagaagaagaacccCTATCTCTATTTGACCTCCTTACTGCACCGCAGGAAGACCGAGGAGGACCAGACAGGCATTCTGGCCGGTGCAGACTCCGAGGGCCCAAATTATGGGACTCTACGCTGA
- the igsf9ba gene encoding protein turtle homolog B isoform X1 has product MIWYVATLIASVFSTRGTAAQGAHGVREEPRFVTARAGESVILGCDVSPPLDGQQPPYVVEWFKFGVPIPFFINFRFYPPHVDPEYTGRASLHGKASLQIDPVRSEDQGWYECRVLMLEQQYDTFHNGSWVHLTVNAPPSFTATPPQYVEAKEGGSTLLSCSAQGNPKPMISWVREGEELATNTKYSVHDGSLTILGITRDDRGAYTCRAYSDQGEVLHTTRLLVQGPPYIVSPPENVTVNISQNALFTCQAEAYPGNLTYTWFWEEDNVYFKNDLKLRVRILIDGTLIIFRVKPEDAGKYTCSPSNSLGISPSASAYLTVQYPARVINMPPVIYVPRKLPGLIRCPVDANPPVTLVKWEKDGYPLRVEKYPGWSLMQDGSIRVAEATEDSLGTYTCVPYNALGTMGMSPPATLVLKDPPYFNVRPGGEYRQEAGRELVIPCAASGDPDIPTITWRKVGKPSKSKHNILPSGSLQFLSLSKEDHGEWECVATNVVTSITASTRILVIGTSPHAPGNIHVLPSTTFANVSWEPGYDGGFEQTFSVWYGPVSKRTDFGPHDWHSMPVSGAQIWLVVPGLEPGTEYQFSVLAQNKLGTGPFSEVVTVNTAGSPLGTPEPLVLLTPPRCLTANRTQHGVLLTWLPPANHSSPIDRYIMEFRLGERWEILDDLIPSTETELIARDLVQESWYEFRVMAVMDDLISESSNVVGVSSTDPFPPAELPDEGLARPVVAGVVATICFLAAAVLFSTLAACFVNKQHRRKLKRKPDPPLSVTHFRKSIESPPPLTPLPGVEPCWDEPARSSFLPPPASPLLSSGKISPESSPPSRPRSLSSDDSHGPGLYVRKLPSPHRERDKELSFYKKTKRAIVSKKYSVSKHEAEVTTPIELISRGPDGRFVMERSPPHRRIQGFPFAEESDMYPEFRQSDEENDFDPGPLPPIMPTLRPQLSPTSSSLESTQPPNYSPRLHRPMEGMSFAEGSALHASGQAPASRYRGFPQGPFYGYLGSRGESGIPPPFYMPDISPRSSALSSPPGTAEGPFGYPSIPEESGEMEHHQYTASGHSLSHTHSPPPRSPESWQPHELPFLGLEGPRFIYPPHHPLHHHQDLPDPPSYSPHSLPPSRLHYSSLSDPTSPGLLQLEVPMAPPGRDRPMGPPVRRLAMQQAQSLGQLRHTAHGVGVPVLPYPDPAARAGSPSTAPSSSPQSWLSPRAGRRADPSLPPLVLQPSRLSPLSQSPLSTQPGSPDILVRPPPRPSILRTSRSLEMPEITLQPSATVSFSRRSSLTASPTQSQGARQPSPSYHAHMSYASTAASYPSQSPSPPLEGRDVFGQRPSQRRTEEEMLPSEPSQLQISASGEPLGASSDPAGSESLPALLQHCITKAKGVATNNNNNATSGRRTGVCPSQTQQQSQTPQEGKDLSLHRKRKKQKKKNPYLYLTSLLHRRKTEEDQTGILAGADSEGPNYGTLR; this is encoded by the exons CCCCGCCTTCATTCACAGCGACGCCACCGCAGTATGTGGAGGCGAAAGAAGGAGGGAGCACTCTGCTCAGCTGCTCTGCCCAGGGAAATCCAAAACCAATGATCAGCTGGGTGAGGGAGGGGGAAGAGCTCGCCACCAACACTAAGTATTCG GTACATGATGGCAGTCTGACCATCCTTGGCATCACTCGAGATGACAGAGGGGCGTACACATGTCGAGCCTACAGTGACCAGGGAGAGGTTCTCCACACCACCCGTCTGCTGGTTCAAG ggcCTCCATACATCGTCTCCCCACCAGAAAACGTCACTGTAAACATATCCCAGAATGCACTCTTCACCTGCCAAGCGGAGGCGTATCCCGGCAACCTGACGTACACCTGGTTCTGGGAGGAGGACAACGTCTACTTCAAGAA TGATTTGAAGCTTCGAGTGCGCATTCTCATCGACGGCACCCTCATCATCTTCCGGGTCAAGCCGGAGGATGCTGGGAAATACACCTGCAGTCCGAGCAACAGCCTCGGCATCTCGCCCTCGGCATCAGCCTACCTGACTGTTCAGT ACCCGGCCAGAGTGATCAACATGCCTCCGGTCATCTATGTCCCACGGAAACTGCCAGGCCTCATCCGCTGCCCGGTAGATGCCAACCCACCTGTGACATTGGTGAAGTGGGAGAAAGATGGTTATCCTCTCAGAGTGGAGAAG TACCCCGGTTGGAGCCTGATGCAAGACGGAAGTATTCGAGTGGCAGAGGCCACAGAAGACTCCCTGGGCACCTACACCTGTGTGCCTTACAACGCCCTGGGTACCATGGGCATGTCCCCCCCTGCCACCTTGGTGCTAAAG GATCCCCCTTACTTTAATGTGAGGCCTGGGGGGGAGTACCGTCAGGAGGCTGGGAGAGAGCTAGTTATCCCCTGTGCTGCTTCTGGAGACCCTGATATACCAACCATCACCTGGAGAAAG GTGGGGAAGCCAAGCAAGAGTAAGCACAACATCCTACCCAGCGGCAGCTTACAGTTTCTGTCCCTCAGCAAGGAGGACCATGGAGAATGGGAGTGTGTAGCCACCAATGTGGTCACAAGCATCACTGCCAGCACGCGTATCCTAGTCATCG GCACCAGCCCACACGCTCCTGGTAACATCCATGTATTACCCTCAACGACCTTTGCTAATGTGTCCTGGGAACCAGGTTATGATGGCGGCTTCGAACAGACATTCTCTGTGTGGTACGGTCCAGT GTCTAAGAGAACAGACTTCGGTCCACACGACTGGCATTCAATGCCAGTTTCTGGTGCTCAGATCTGGTTGGTGGTGCCAGGGCTGGAGCCTGGGACGGAGTACCAGTTCAGTGTGTTGGCACAAAACAAACTGGGCACGGGCCCATTCAGCGAAGTTGTGACAGTCAACACTGCAG GCTCCCCTCTGGGTACCCCAGAACCACTGGTGCTTCTTACTCCACCACGGTGCCTCACAGCCAATCGCACGCAGCACGGTGTCCTCCTCACATGGCTCCCTCCAGCAAACCACTCTTCACCCATTGACCGATACATCATGGAGTTTCGCCTTGGGGAGAGGTGGGAGATTCTGGATGACCTGATCCCGTCCACTGAGACCGAGCTCATAGCTAGAGACCTCGTTCAG GAGTCCTGGTATGAGTTTCGGGTGATGGCTGTCATGGACGACCTGATCAGTGAGAGCAGCAATGTAGTGGGAGTGTCCAGCACAG ATCCCTTCCCCCCCGCAGAGTTGCCTGATGAGGGGCTGGCACGGCCTGTGGTTGCAGGTGTTGTGGCAACTATCTGTTTCCTGGCAGCGGCAGTACTGTTCAGCACTCTGGCTGCTTGCTTTGTCAACAAGCAACACCGTCGCAAACTCAAACGTAAACCAG ATCCTCCCTTGTCGGTGACACACTTCAGGAAAAGCATTGAGTCACC GCCTCCTCTCACCCCCTTGCCAGGGGTAGAGCCCTGCTGGGACGAGCCTGCCAGGAGCAGTTTCTTGCCCCCGCCCGCCAGCCCCCT gttaTCTTCGGGGAAGATAAGTCCAGAGAGCTCCCCTCCATCTCGACCCCGCTCTCTTTCTTCGGATGATTCACACGGTCCAGGCCTGTACGTCAGGAAGCTGCCCAGCCCTCatagagaaagagacaaagagctCTCCTTCTACAAGAAAACCAAGCGTGCCATAGTCAGCAAGAAATACAGTGTGTCCAAGCACGAGGCTGAGGTCACCACACCGATTGAGCTGATAAGTCGCGGCCCTGACGGTCGCTTCGTCATGGAGAGAAGCCCGCCACACCGCCGCATCCAGGGCTTTCCCTTCGCAGAGGAGTCTGACATGTACCCTGAGTTCCGGCAGTCTGATGAGGAGAATGATTTTGACCCCGGGCCTCTGCCGCCCATCATGCCCACGCTGCGACCACAGCTCTCCCCAACGTCCTCCAGCCTGGAGTCAACGCAGCCCCCCAACTACAGCCCCCGCCTACACAGGCCCATGGAAGGTATGAGCTTTGCAGAGGGCAGTGCACTTCACGCCTCAGGGCAGGCCCCCGCCTCCCGCTACAGGGGCTTTCCCCAGGGCCCATTCTATGGGTATCTAGGCAGCCGCGGTGAATCAGGGATCCCACCACCATTCTACATGCCTGACATCAGCCCGCGTAGCTCCGCTCTGTCCTCCCCCCCGGGCACCGCCGAGGGGCCCTTTGGTTACCCCTCCATCCctgaggagagtggagagaTGGAGCACCATCAGTACACCGCCTCTGGCCATTCTCTGTCTCACACTCACAGCCCTCCTCCTCGCTCACCTGAAAGCTGGCAGCCTCATGAGTTACCCTTCCTGGGTCTAGAAGGTCCACGGTTCATATACCCACCTCACCATCCCTTACATCACCACCAGGACCTCCCTGACCCACCCTCATActctcctcactccctccccccTAGCCGCTTACACTACTCTTCCCTAAGTGATCCAACCAGCCCCGGACTCCTGCAGCTGGAGGTCCCTATGGCTCCCCCGGGCAGAGACAGGCCCATGGGGCCTCCGGTTAGGCGTTTAGCTATGCAACAGGCCCAAAGTCTCGGCCAGCTCAGACACACGGCCCACGGTGTGGGTGTACCAGTGTTGCCTTACCCTGACCCGGCAGCCCGCGCAGGTAGCCCAAGCACAGCCCCCAGTAGTAGCCCTCAGTCTTGGCTCAGCCCGAGGGCGGGGCGCCGGGCAGACCCCAGCCTCCCCCCTCTAGTACTCCAGCCATCCCGCCTCTCACCTCTTTCACAAAGCCCCCTTAGCACTCAGCCGGGCTCCCCAGACATTCTAGTACGGCCCCCTCCGCGCCCCAGCATCCTCCGCACCTCTCGGTCTTTGGAGATGCCTGAGATCACCCTGCAGCCCTCGGCCACTGTCAGTTTCTCCCGGAGGTCCTCCCTGACCGCCTCCCCCACTCAGAGTCAGGGTGCCAGGCAACCCAGCCCCAGTTACCACGCCCACATGTCGTATGCCTCCACTGCAGCCAGTTACCCCTCCCagtccccctctccccctctggAGGGCAGAGATGTATTCGGGCAGAGGCCATCCCAgagaaggacagaggaggagatgcTGCCCTCAGAGCCCTCTCAGCTCCAGATATCAGCCTCAGG GGAACCTCTAGGTGCGTCTAGTGATCCTGCCGGGTCTGAGAGCTTACCAGCACTGCTACAACACTGTATTACTAAAGCCAAGGGCGTGGCcaccaacaacaataacaacgcAACCTCCGGAAGGAGAACAG GCGTGTGTCCCTCTCAGACCCAGCAGCAATCTCAGACACCCCAAGAGGGAAAGGATCTCAGCCTccacagaaagaggaaaaagcaaaagaagaagaacccCTATCTCTATTTGACCTCCTTACTGCACCGCAGGAAGACCGAGGAGGACCAGACAGGCATTCTGGCCGGTGCAGACTCCGAGGGCCCAAATTATGGGACTCTACGCTGA